TACTAAATTGGCCCCCGAAGCTTTCACTTTCGCGATGAGCGTTTCGATGCCAGATTGGAAGGCCGCGAAACGATCTTCACTGAACGGGTGATAGATCGCATCATTCACGCCGTAGCACGCTACGACGATCTCGGGTTGCGTTTTCGCGAGGACACGGTCAATTCTTTCAAGTACGCATGGTCGGGGAAACGGATGAGTCGGTTCACTAAGACCACTACATGTTTCACTCGCCAGTCCCAGATTGACCATCTCAGGTGACTTCCCGTACTGATCAAGCACCGCAGCCTCGAACTGGACCAGCCATTCGCCCGCATGCAGATTGGAGTCTCCCAAGAAAACAACCTGGTCGCACTCCAGAAAATCAAGCTTTGATTCGCTCGAGTCTTCTATTTCAACCGACGGCTTATCAGCGAACACGGTTGGAGCCACCGCAAGGCATACTCCTAAACACAGCAAACGAATCATGAGGTTCCAAGGGTACGAGGCAAACGAAGCTTAACAGTGCCTCAATGTAGCCTCGGGCCGACCTTGAAACAATCAATTGCCGAGTCCAACTTCGTGGCAAACGTACCGTAACCGCAATCGCATGCGTCCAGATTCACTGATGCAGAGGATTGGCTTAACAGTAACAATGTGCATGATGGAATCAAAATCCAGCTAGTGAAGCCCGCTGATACCGCCTCATGAAATTGCCGACCCCCTCCATTCGCAAACTCTTCCGAGAGCACTTTCCAGGCGAAAGACCGCTGAAGATCCCGATGACGAATTTGTCCGCGACGGCTCGAACTTGGCAAGAGAAAGTGATCGCACTCGAGGGCACTCTTTTGTCAAACCACCCGGGCGATCGCGATTCTCGCTCGCGAACGCTCTGCCGATTCACGATTCCGGACCCTCATACGGCCAGCCTATACCTGCGACGCGACGAATTGAGGCTCGAATACAACAACGATCACGAACTGATCGTCAAAGCACATGCCAACACAAAGTCGCAAATCGTGGCCTCCGTCAGCGACTTGAGCGAAATCGAAGGGTTCGTTCGATCGGTCCTTGCTCAGTACGCACGGCGACATGCACTGGCCAAAAAACGCGAAAAAGTACGCGGTTTTAAGTCGAAAGCGATCGTTGCCCAAGTCAAAGCACTAGCCAAAGAAGAACAATTCGACTTCGCAACCGAATCCGACACTCAGAAACTAAAGCTGTTTGTCAAACTTTCGGAATCCCATCTGATCGAGATCCATGTCCCATTTAGCCAGTTCGAGAAAAACTTACCGCGACTTCGAGCGACGATCTCGTCGATGCGTGAACTGTATTCCAATGGGCTCCGATTCAAGGTCGCATCGATAAAGACGTTCCCATGGAAATTGGAATGGACGAAGCACCACGCGTGACGATTCACCGCCGATTCGATCCCATCACCACCACATAAATCATCACCGCTTAATTAATTATTAACGAAGAGAACACATTGCCTGTACGAATCGACGCTAGCGAACTGATCGACTTGCTTCAAGCTACTCCTGCGGACCAGAACATCATGCTGGTTGGGCGACACGGGATTGGGAAGTCACAGATCATCACATCGCATTTTGAAAACGATGGCATGCAAGTTGTGTCATTCTTCCTCGGTCAAATGAGCGACCCTGGCGACTTGATCGGTCTGCTTCACAAGGATGCCGCCACCGGACGTAGCGACTTTTTGCCGCCGTATTGGTGGCCGGAACCCGATCAACCCATTGTTTTGTTCTTGGATGAACTCAACCGAGCGCGTCCTGAGATATTGCAAGCCGTGATGGAACTTGCGCTCAACAAAAGGTTGGCGGGAAAGCGACTACCCGCCGGCAGCCGTATCGTTTCGGCGGTTAACGAGGGCGACGAGTATCAGTTGACCGACTTGGATCCCGCGCTGGTTTCTCGTTTCAATCTTTACGAGTTTGCGCCGACGCTCGACGATTGGTTGCTTTGGGCCGCGAAGGCGGGCATCGACACTCGAGTCGCTGCATTCATCGAAAACCAACCTCAGTACCTCGATGGAATTGGCCTCGCCGAGAATGCCCCCGATCAGGATGCGATGATGTCAGGGCTGGTAAAGACACCAGACCGCCGCGGTTGGGAACGCGTTTCGAACTTGATCGCCGATAGCGACAACCTCTCTTCGCTGCACATCAAACTCATTGCCGGAATCGTCGGATCGTCAGCGGCCAACGCGTTCCGAAAGAGCTTGGCTCCACCGCTTCCAGTGACGCCCGAAGAAGTCTTGTTGAACTTTGCCAAGAAACGCAAGGTGATAGAGAAAATGCTGTTGCCAGAGTTGGTCCTTCTTAACACGCAGATCCTTCGGTGGATCAGCAACGGTTCATGCCCAGAACCCCATGCCGAGAAAGCACGAGCCGGGTTGCTGAGCCATTTAAAATTGATCCGAAAACGAAAGCTTGATGAGGCTGTCGCTCATTTTGTGTCTCAGGTTGATAAGCCCAAATTTGAACCCGCCATGGCGTTTGTTTCCGAATCCATCGAGCTGACCTCGTTGATGACCGATTACATGGATGGAATCCGTGTCGATTGATCAACCCAAGTCGAAACACGATCATCGCACGAGTGCCAAAGCCCGCATCAGCCGCGTGGTAGAGTCTTGGTTCTTAACGGAACCCATGCTATTTGCCGCCTGGACGACGCATCACGTTGTCACCGAACCACGCGTGAAAACGATCCGCGTCGGCCGCGGAAAGGTAGAATACAATTCTGCGTTCATCGAAAGCCTCAAGTCGAACGAACTGAAGGAAGTACTTGCGTTTGAGGCGATGCGGATCTTGCTAGGGCATCCCTACGCGCGGCGGCAACCGAATGCGGAACTCACTTACGCAGCCAGCAACTTAACGGTCCAAGAATACCTGCGGACCAAACTGCCAATCCCTCGACCGCGTGAGCTGTTCGATAGCGATCAATTCGATAGCCAGTACTTTGAATATTACTATCGCGAACTTTCCGAACGCGCAACTGGTACGAGCGACGAATCGCCGAACAAACAACCTGACGCCGAAGATGCAGGCGGCGGTGCTGACAACGATGCGAAGCACGAAGATACCAGTCAAAGTGACGCATCTAACGAAGAGCCTAACAACGAGCCGGAACAAAACGGCGCTGACCAAGGCGACGACGCGCCAGGTGACAGCGACGTGGGGGACAGCGAAGCGAGTGACAGCGAAGCGAGTGACAAAAATCCAAAGCATGACGATACAAGCGAAAACGGACAGGGATCATCCAATAGCGATTTGCAGGCTTACGCCGATCCTATGTCCGTGGGGATCGAGAACACTTCGCAATGGGACGAAGATGAGTTGTTCCAAGATGAAGTTCACGCTCTGATTCGGGAAGCATCTGAACACGATGGATGGGGCACACTATCACTGAGCGCGCGGGAACAATTGCAGGCTACACTCAACCCCGTGCTCGACTACCGCGCCGTGCTGCGTAGTTTCCGTCAAAGTGTGATGTCGGTGAACCGTCGCTTGACGCGAATGAAACCAAGTCGGCGATATGGCTTTGATCAGCTTGGATCTCGCTATGACTTTACCACCAAGCTGCTATTCGCCGTTGACGTCTCGGGCTCCATGGGCAGCCAAGATCTTTCGCTGGGCTTCTCGGTGGTGAGCCGCTTCTTTCGCTATGGCGTGGAATCGGTCGATGTGATCTGGTTCGATTCCGAAATTCGCGGCGGACCACTGACACTTCGACGAGCTCGTCATTCTTTCGAAATTTCTGGACGTGGCGGAACGAATTTCCAGCCGTTGATGGCCTACCTTGATCAACACCGACAATATGACGGTCTGATTGTCTTTACCGACGGTCAGGCACCGGTACCTCGTAAACCGAAAAACAGTCGAACTCAAGTGTTGTGGTTGTTGAAAGACCGATCGAGTTACCAATCGCTTTCCAGTGGACTATCGAAAATCGGCAGATCTGCCTTTTTGCGAATGTAACGCTAATTACCCATCGCCGCCTTACGCTAACCTTAAGCACTAAAGCTGATGACCGAATCTCCTTCGACGCCGAATCCGCCTTTAATCCTGCTCACAGGTGCGACCGGGTACGTCGGAGGACGGCTGAAGCGTCTGCTCGAAGAAAGCGGTCACCGGTTGCGCTGCATGGCACGCCGTCCAGAAAACCTGTCGGATCGGATTGGGCAGCAAACCGACGTTGTCTTTGGTGACGTGCTCGACCGAGACTCATTGGACGCTCCCATGCAAGGCGTGCATACGGCTTACTATTTAATTCACTCGATGGGAGTAGGAGACGACTTTGAAAGCGATGACCGCAAAGCGGCAATGAACTTTGCCCACGCGGCGAAGCAGGCGGGTGTGAAGCGGATCATCTATCTTGGTGGACTTGGCGCCGACGACGATGACTTATCATTGCACCTGAGAAGCCGTCATGAAGTCGGCAAAGTGCTTCAGCAATCCGGGGCTCAGGTGATCGAGTTCCGAGCTTCCATTATCATCGGTTCGGGCAGCCTTTCGTTTGACTTGGTGCGTTCGCTTGTCCGCAAGCTGCCGGTCATGGTTTGGCCAAAATGGGTGTCAACCGAAGCATCGCCCATCGCAATTCGAGACGTGCTCGCATACCTGACGGAAGTCTTGGAACATCCGATTGGCGACAACAAGGTTTACGAAATTGGAGGACCCGAAACGGTTTCTTACGGCGGAATCATGGAAGAGTACGCGCGGCAACGTGGTCTCCGACGGCTAAAGATACGCGTTCCGTTTCTGTCGCCTCGCATCAGCAGCTTGTGGCTGGGTTTGGTGACACCGGTCTACGCTCGAATTGGACGCAAGCTTGTCGAAGGCCTCGCCAACCCCACTGTCGTGACCAATGAAGCAGCGATTGAGGACTTTACCGTCCGCCCCTGTGATGTGAAGCAGGCGATTGCCCGAGCGATTGAAAAGGAAGACCAAGAGATGGTCGAGACCCGTTGGTCCGACGCGTTATCGTCTTCCGGCCGGGTTACACGTTGGGGCGGAGTAACGTTTGGAAGTCGGGTGGTCGATTCGCGTACCGAAACAGTTCACTTAGCAGCCGAACAGGCCTTCGAACCCATCGCAAGAATCGGTGGGTCCACGGGATGGTACTACGGAAATTGGCTGTGGATGGTGCGAGGATTCATGGACCAACTCGTAGGTGGAGTAGGACTGCGTCGCGGACGTCGACACCCAACTGACTTGCGAGTGGGTGAAGCGGTCGACTTTTGGCGGGTCGAACATCTTGAACCTGGTAGGCGGTTGCGGTTGTTCGCTGAGATGAAGCTTCCTGGTCGTGCATGGCTCGATTTTGAAGTGACCGAGAAGCAGCCCGGTCAGTCGGTGATTCGACAAACCGCTGAGTTTGATCCGATCGGAATCATGGGCCTTGCATATTGGTACGCGGTATGGCCACTACACCAATTTGTGTTCTCCGGCATGCTTCGCAATATCGCACGTGCTGCAGAACGACTAGCGTCGAAGAACCACGCTTAGAAGATTCATCTCGCAAGGCGTGGTTGGAAGATCAACGACGTTAACGCTTTCGTTGCGCCACGTGAACTTTTCCAGCGGCATTCGACTACGCTGCCGCCGAATCCGACTCGACGTTGCTTTCTAGCACCAGTGATCGCAGCGACGAGGCTAACCCGTCGAGCGCTTCGTCACGCAATTGCACGTGGCGACTCGACCATGCACGATTGAGCCAAACGTCGATACCCAAGTACGGTCGGGAGTTAAAGATTCCTCGCATCGACTTAGTCAACGAGTCGTTAATTCCACGCCCCGGATAGTTGCGACGCACCTTCAACATTGGTGCCTGATCATACATCTCGTCGATCCAATCCAAGCAGAGATCAACTTCGTCGTTCCTCGACGGATCGTATAGAAGCCCAACATCCGTCCGTCGAGGTTTCCCTTTCGGACCTCGAAAAGCAAAAGACCGGATCGACAAATGCACCATGTACGTATACCGATTCAACATCGAATCGATCTTACGCTCGACCATCTCGCGATAGGGATGATAGATTTCGGTCAGCAAAACGTCTCGATCCTCAACCGACCATTGTCGACAAGGCGTGCTGAACAAACTGCGGTGGTGCAATGATCGCCGAACGTCAACCAAGTGGGGCGAAAATTCATTGGCAATCAGCGGAGCACCGAGTTGCTTCGAGAGCCGTTCGGCCGCCCACCTTGCGGCCGAATCACCTTGAAGATCCGCTGGCATGCTGGGACGCCGCGTGCGCTTGCCGGACTGCGAGGTCGCTCGCAACCCTTGCTGCAGTGACGCGGGAACCGCATTGCCACCTCCTTCGCAAGTGATTAGCAAGCACATCAGAGGTCAACTTAATATCCCGAGTAAAGAACGTCGCCACCCGGACGGCGGCTTGGACACCAAGTGTAATGACGGATGAGCAACGACGTAAACGGGAATCCAATGATAGCATTCAAGGTTTTGCAGCACTTTGCAGTTCCTGGAGCCGCTCTTTGGCTTCCTGTACTGCCGGGCTTGCCCATTCTTGCTGGCCGAAGGTCACAATCACTCCGTTTAGCTTTCGCACAATGGTTTCGCGGTCCGCTTGGTTTGCCCACTGGTCCATGTCTCGAATCAGCTCCGCTGCCCGATCGTCTACCTTTGAAACCGGGGTTTGGTTTGCCAAGTGCGCTTGCTGGTGACGAGCGAGTTCGACTAACTCGAGTAGTTCCGAGTCCACCTCATCCTTATCAGAATCGAAAACGTTTAACCACGCGGCCAACTTCTTTGCCGACTCCGCTGGCTCAGTTTGTCGGTCTTCCAGCGCCAGCAGAAAGCTCTCTTCCGCCGGATCCATCGGAGTGAGCCCCAACTTCGATTTAGCACGCAAGCGTTTGAGCGTTGCCAAGACACGACTTTCCATCCATCGTTCTTGAACGTCATCGAATCGTGAGTCACCTGGAAACCGGCGCATGAATGTTTGAGCGAGACTTGCGTCGAAGTCATTGTTAAGTTGTTCGTAAACCTGATCGGCCGAAGGGGGCATTGAGGCGACGTAGAACAGGTAACCGCCACCAATCAAAACAGACGCCATCGCAATCATCGTCAACACACCCACGATGTGTGAAGGGCGATGGCTAGTGTGCTCGCGAAAAAAGCCGGTGTCGGTGGCATCGTCGGATACTGTCTCGAAATGAGTGTTCGACCGGGAAGCATTGCCGTACGCGGCATCTTCAATTCCAGAAATAGAATCGCTGGTGTGATCGTCCGAAGTATTCCCCATCGCCGAAGCAACGGTCACGTCCTGGACGGCTTTTCGTGACGGGTTCGACCCTGAATCGCGGTTGGCGATACCCGAAACGAGCCCAGTATCGTCTGCATGTCCTGATGACCGACGACCACGCGATACGACTGTCTTTGCTTTTGCGACGGTCTTTCCCGATGGCGAAACGCTTGGTTGGCTGATCGCAGTGGAGTCACTGTTGCCAAAACCACCGCTACCCGACTCGCTGGTGTCACGTTCATGCAAATCTTGGGGAACTGATGAAATATTAGTCGTCCCATTCGCCGTCTCGGGGCCGTCATCAACCAAAGTTTGCTCACGCATCAATCCGGCACGCATCGACTTCAAACGATTCATGACAACCAACGCCGATGGTGGGCGATCCGAAGGAACTTTTTCCAACAACTGATCCACAAGCTCGACAAGTGACTCGGGCATGTCGGTTTCTAGCATGTCGAGCGGGATAGGTCGTTCGTTCAGTAACTTCTGGACGACTTGGTTCGCATTCTTTCCCTTGAACGGCGGACGTCCCGTCAACATCGAATACATGACGCTACCGAGCGCGTACAAATCAGTCCGCAATGTGACCCCTTCGCCACGAGCCTGTTCAGGCGCCATGTAGTCAGGCGTTCCCAATACCGATCCCGGTGCTGTTTGGTCGGTCATGTCGCCGAACAAATTGGGAATCCCGAAGTCGACGAGCTTGACAGCCCCATCCGGAGTGACAAGCAAGTTCGCAGGCTTCAAATCGCGATGCGTTACACCGATGTCATGAGCATGTTTGAGCGCGGCGCAAATCTGGATCGCAATGTCGATCACCGAACGCCAGTCCAATTTTTTCTCTCGGCGGATTCGGGCCTGAAGAGTTTCGCCGGAAATTAGTTCCATCGAATAAAACAATTTCCCCGACTCTTCGCCCACACCGACGAGCCGGACGATTCCGGGGTGTCGCAGCATCCGAAGTGCGCGGACTTCCTTGTCAAATCGTCTTCGGAACTTAGGTTCGTCCGCAACGTGCGAGGCGATCACTTTGACCGCCACCGTTTCGCCCGTTTTCATGTGCTTGGCAGCATAAACGTTCCCCATACCTCCTCTGCCAATCAATTCGCCGATGCGATAGGGGCCGAGAGTTTCAAAGGGTGCCATGGACGATCCGACGAAGAAAGACAAGGTTGGCTCGAAGAGAAATTGAGAAGGTCCTCTATTGTAGACCAACGGCACGTTGGTAGCACGTCAAGTCTTGCCGCAGCACGATCGGGGGAATCATGGCTCGATAGCGATCCGCCTTCCGTGATGAGTGCCAACACCGCTACGATCTGTTGAATCAACGGGCTGCCAAATCAGCAAGCCACCGAACCGACGTGCCATCCTTGACCTGCCATCTTATGATCTCCCTTTCCTCGCGAAGCGTTCTTTTCAGCGCGGCCAGCTCGATGATCTTGCTGTGGTTGTGCCATCCACCCCTGGCGATTTGGCCGCTAGCGATGGTCGCTCTCGTTCCTTTGATTTGGATCGTGTCCGTTCGACAACCGCTCGGTCGCCGAAACTGGTGGATTGTCGCTGCCGTGTCAACGCTCTATTACCTGTTATCTTTGCAGGGACTCCGGCATGCTCACCCCGCCATGTACGCTTGCTGGTTCGCATTGTCAGCCTATCTGGCTGCCTACCACGTAGGATTCCTCGCGATGGCTCGCCGGCTAACGCACCGCGGTATAGCGATCTGGATTGCAACTCCTTTGGCGTGGATGACGATGGAGCTGTTGCGAAACTATCTTTTGACCGGAATCTCGGTCCTGATGCTTGGCCACTCGCTGGCGAATGTGCCAGCGATGATTCAGATTGCAAATCTGTTGGGGTCTTATGGCGTCGGCTTAGTGATTGTATCGATTAACGCCGCAGTTTTCGCCGCGTTGAACTCATCGCTTTTATCCGTGGCTGCTAAATCGTCGGAAGTCCAATCAACTCACGTCGAGTCACCTCGCATTCCGATTGCGGTCGCAATCGTTTTGGTAGTGGCGACACTGGTTTACAGCAGGTCAACGTTGACAGCGGTCGACGACTTGGCGACTTCCCAAGAATTAGCGACATTCGCGCTACTGCAGCGCAACGAACATGTTGAATATGGAATGTCGATCGACCGAGAGGTTGAGATGTTTCAAAACTACGCAAGTGAAGCCGTTCGATCAGTCGCCAGTGGTAATATCTATCCGGATGCCATCGTGTGGCCTGAGTCAATGTTTACCGGCACGGTACCTTGGATGATCGCCGATCAGGATCTTGTAGTTCCGAGCTTCGATGACGGCAGTGGAACAGTAACCCCAATCATGGGCGCAGCCGAGTTCCGGGCTAACATTGCCGAACGTCAACGCTACGTGAGTGACCGTGCCGGTTACATCGGACGCATGATCGCCGACGAGGCAGGGCAGACGGAGGCACCTCAGTTCATAGCTGGAAGCGGAGTTGTTGTTTATGCCGATCAACCCGAGGCCTACAGCGGAGTTCTGCATTTTGATTCGCGGGGCAAGATGCAAGATTGGTACGGCAAGACTCACTTGGTGATGTTCGGCGAATACATCCCGGTGTTGCCCTGGATTCCAGTCCTCAAGAACCTTGTTCCGCCTGAACTTGGTTTGAAGAACGGTAAGTCATCCAAACGAATGCTCGTGGGCGACACGGTTGTATCACCAAATATCTGCATAGAAACAGCGGTTGAACGAGTCGTCATCTCGCAGTGCAAATCGAGCGAAAGCGGAGAGCAGGATGTGGACGTGATCGTCACGGTCACTAACGATGGATGGTTTGATGAATCCAGCGTTATCGAACATCATTTGAGATGCGCCCAGTTGGTCGCAGCGGGTTGTCGACGCCCTATTTTATCGTCGGCAAACAACGGTCCGACCGCGTGGATTGACCACCGCGGTCAAATCGTCAAACGCTTACCCACGGGCGTCAACGGTTCGCTTTATGCCAAGCCACAGCACTGCGACGCGAAAAGCCTATACGTGATGTGGGGCGATTGGCCCGTGATTGCCATTGGCTTGATAGCGATCGCGCTGGGTTTCAAACGCACGAATGCAACCGCCGATTCACGAACGGACGAGACGACTTAGCTTCGCCGTGTCCTAAGGTTGGCCGCTATGCATCTGGCTTGCCTCGTTCTTATAAAGCGGCAAGTGGCGATAGTAGACTTCCAGACAGTAGATCGACAGGCAAGTCGTATACAAGCGACCGAAGGAACCATACTGATCTGCCTGAGGAGCCCAACTACCGATTTCGTTTCCGCGGCGGATTTGCGCTTCGGGCAATTCAACTCGCATCGAGCGATTCCACTCTTCCCACTTCACACCACCGAAATGGTGCAAGGCCTGAGTTGCGTAATACCAGTAATAGACATCGGCATCGTTGATGTCGAATGGCGACTGATCAAGTAATGCGTCGAGTCCTTCGACGAGTGGTGGGTGACTTCGCTGCCATCCCAAGTACTCACGACAGAGCAGACCTTCCGCAGTCATCGATGACGTCGCCTTGCTGCGCGGCTGATACGCATACGCCGCACCATCATAGAGTTGTGCGGAATCCAGATAATCGTTGACCCGCAACATCTTTGACAAGTCAACTTCCAATCCCGCACTACGACCGCTCTTGAGCGCCATCAGGAACCATCCAGTCACCGATGTATCCGAATCAATGCCGGGTGTGTATCGCCAGCCGCCCTCGGGCGATTGCGCCCTCATCGCAAAGTCGAGTGCGGCCTGAGCGTGAGGACGCAGCCAGGAATCTTTCGTCATTCCGTACAGCTCGCAGATTGCAATCGTGGCTTGCGCCTGAGCGTACATTTGTTGGTGAGTTTGACGGACTTTCGAAGCGAAGTACCCGCCACGATCCTGCATTTTCACGAGTGCTTTCATGCCTCGTTCGACAACCACGTGGTATTCGCCATCGCGATGTGTATGGCCATCGCCAAGAAACGCTAACATCGCCATCGCGGTAGCCGCGGTTTCATTTTCCTGATAGGCGCCGTCGTCGTAAGGCCCAACCAAACTCCAAGTGCCATCGCGGCGCTGTTGCTTCTTCAGCCACGCCAACCCCAGCGCGACGGCTTCCTGCGTTTCCGGAGTACCACCGTAAATCTTCAACAAAGCGTCTTTCATCGCACCCGTTCGGCCTCCGAACATCGGCTCTGAAAACTGAACCTGTTCACCGCCAATGGTTCCTATTTCCGTCGGCTCGATGGTGCTGATTTCCATTGGCTCAAGCACATCAAACACGGAGGGAAGATCCACTTGCGAAATCGTGTCGGTGTCGGAATCCGTGTCGATTTGCGAGTCGACCGCGTCGATGGAAAACTCGGCCAACTCCGGTGCGGTCTCGCGTTCAGACTGACCAATGTTCAACACGATCCTGCCGATTTGATCACCTACCGGTGTCGTTACCAGTGCCAAGATCAACAGCAAGGCAAGGTGAATAACCATGCTAACGAGCCAAGGCGGAGCGGAACGCACGACTCGCCCCGTTGGCGATTCCAGCGGGCCCTCGTCGTCTTCGGGAAGCGATTCCGCTTCACTAGCCACACTCGCTGTTGGTGTCGATCCGATTCGATCCAATTCGCCTCGCCATCGGATGCTCTTGGCGGAACCGATCCCATTGGCCGGTGCCGGAGTCGCTCTCTGACTAGCGACCTCCAGCGGACGCACGGGCGGCAGGGTAGAGCGGGGCGGTGGTGGAGGTGGAACAACCGTGCCTGAGGTTACCGAACGAGATTGCGCGGGTGCCTGAGATTGCGCGGGTGGCTGAGGCTGGACTGGTGCTTGACGCTGAACTGGCGTCGGAGGCGGTACTGGCGGCGGAGGAGGAGGAGGAACCTGAGCCGAACCGTTCTGAGGCGGCAAATTCTGAGCACCAGCGTTCGATGCTGCATTGTTGGCTAACACTGCGGCGTCGTTCGGCGCAGCAGCTTTGGGAGGGGCAACCGCTGGCGGTGCGACGTTACTAGGCGGCGCACCGGTGACCGCATCACTCGAAGATGAATCGGTTGTTGAACGCGCTTGAGACATCACATGGGTCGCAGAAGAGACTTGCCGAACGACATGTAGCCAAGCAAGCGGATTAGAGAACGAGATGATCGACGTCCTGATCGAACCAACCTCTACCCTCCCAGGATATGAGAACCGCCCAAAGTTTGCCAATCATAAACGATTCAAACGTTCGCCATCAAAACCTACACACGAATGTATCGGCTTTGCGGACTGTGATTCCTTACCGTCAGCTAGTGTGACGAGTCAGAACTAGCGATTTTGCGGCGATTCACCAATGATTGATCAGATGAGCTTACCTGCCCCACCTCTGCGCGTCGGGACCGTTGTTTACTCGGTCCCGCTTCCTTCAGTGCAGCTAAAACGGTGCTCTGAGATACTAGGTCTCGCAAAATAATGGGCTCGTTGGGACGATCGGCTGGATAAATAGCTAGGACGGGAATCGAGTTACTTTGCAACTCTTCCA
This region of Rubripirellula amarantea genomic DNA includes:
- a CDS encoding AAA family ATPase: MPVRIDASELIDLLQATPADQNIMLVGRHGIGKSQIITSHFENDGMQVVSFFLGQMSDPGDLIGLLHKDAATGRSDFLPPYWWPEPDQPIVLFLDELNRARPEILQAVMELALNKRLAGKRLPAGSRIVSAVNEGDEYQLTDLDPALVSRFNLYEFAPTLDDWLLWAAKAGIDTRVAAFIENQPQYLDGIGLAENAPDQDAMMSGLVKTPDRRGWERVSNLIADSDNLSSLHIKLIAGIVGSSAANAFRKSLAPPLPVTPEEVLLNFAKKRKVIEKMLLPELVLLNTQILRWISNGSCPEPHAEKARAGLLSHLKLIRKRKLDEAVAHFVSQVDKPKFEPAMAFVSESIELTSLMTDYMDGIRVD
- a CDS encoding DUF2201 family putative metallopeptidase, with protein sequence MESVSIDQPKSKHDHRTSAKARISRVVESWFLTEPMLFAAWTTHHVVTEPRVKTIRVGRGKVEYNSAFIESLKSNELKEVLAFEAMRILLGHPYARRQPNAELTYAASNLTVQEYLRTKLPIPRPRELFDSDQFDSQYFEYYYRELSERATGTSDESPNKQPDAEDAGGGADNDAKHEDTSQSDASNEEPNNEPEQNGADQGDDAPGDSDVGDSEASDSEASDKNPKHDDTSENGQGSSNSDLQAYADPMSVGIENTSQWDEDELFQDEVHALIREASEHDGWGTLSLSAREQLQATLNPVLDYRAVLRSFRQSVMSVNRRLTRMKPSRRYGFDQLGSRYDFTTKLLFAVDVSGSMGSQDLSLGFSVVSRFFRYGVESVDVIWFDSEIRGGPLTLRRARHSFEISGRGGTNFQPLMAYLDQHRQYDGLIVFTDGQAPVPRKPKNSRTQVLWLLKDRSSYQSLSSGLSKIGRSAFLRM
- a CDS encoding SDR family oxidoreductase — its product is MTESPSTPNPPLILLTGATGYVGGRLKRLLEESGHRLRCMARRPENLSDRIGQQTDVVFGDVLDRDSLDAPMQGVHTAYYLIHSMGVGDDFESDDRKAAMNFAHAAKQAGVKRIIYLGGLGADDDDLSLHLRSRHEVGKVLQQSGAQVIEFRASIIIGSGSLSFDLVRSLVRKLPVMVWPKWVSTEASPIAIRDVLAYLTEVLEHPIGDNKVYEIGGPETVSYGGIMEEYARQRGLRRLKIRVPFLSPRISSLWLGLVTPVYARIGRKLVEGLANPTVVTNEAAIEDFTVRPCDVKQAIARAIEKEDQEMVETRWSDALSSSGRVTRWGGVTFGSRVVDSRTETVHLAAEQAFEPIARIGGSTGWYYGNWLWMVRGFMDQLVGGVGLRRGRRHPTDLRVGEAVDFWRVEHLEPGRRLRLFAEMKLPGRAWLDFEVTEKQPGQSVIRQTAEFDPIGIMGLAYWYAVWPLHQFVFSGMLRNIARAAERLASKNHA
- a CDS encoding N-formylglutamate amidohydrolase encodes the protein MCLLITCEGGGNAVPASLQQGLRATSQSGKRTRRPSMPADLQGDSAARWAAERLSKQLGAPLIANEFSPHLVDVRRSLHHRSLFSTPCRQWSVEDRDVLLTEIYHPYREMVERKIDSMLNRYTYMVHLSIRSFAFRGPKGKPRRTDVGLLYDPSRNDEVDLCLDWIDEMYDQAPMLKVRRNYPGRGINDSLTKSMRGIFNSRPYLGIDVWLNRAWSSRHVQLRDEALDGLASSLRSLVLESNVESDSAAA
- a CDS encoding serine/threonine protein kinase; protein product: MAPFETLGPYRIGELIGRGGMGNVYAAKHMKTGETVAVKVIASHVADEPKFRRRFDKEVRALRMLRHPGIVRLVGVGEESGKLFYSMELISGETLQARIRREKKLDWRSVIDIAIQICAALKHAHDIGVTHRDLKPANLLVTPDGAVKLVDFGIPNLFGDMTDQTAPGSVLGTPDYMAPEQARGEGVTLRTDLYALGSVMYSMLTGRPPFKGKNANQVVQKLLNERPIPLDMLETDMPESLVELVDQLLEKVPSDRPPSALVVMNRLKSMRAGLMREQTLVDDGPETANGTTNISSVPQDLHERDTSESGSGGFGNSDSTAISQPSVSPSGKTVAKAKTVVSRGRRSSGHADDTGLVSGIANRDSGSNPSRKAVQDVTVASAMGNTSDDHTSDSISGIEDAAYGNASRSNTHFETVSDDATDTGFFREHTSHRPSHIVGVLTMIAMASVLIGGGYLFYVASMPPSADQVYEQLNNDFDASLAQTFMRRFPGDSRFDDVQERWMESRVLATLKRLRAKSKLGLTPMDPAEESFLLALEDRQTEPAESAKKLAAWLNVFDSDKDEVDSELLELVELARHQQAHLANQTPVSKVDDRAAELIRDMDQWANQADRETIVRKLNGVIVTFGQQEWASPAVQEAKERLQELQSAAKP
- the lnt gene encoding apolipoprotein N-acyltransferase, with translation MISLSSRSVLFSAASSMILLWLCHPPLAIWPLAMVALVPLIWIVSVRQPLGRRNWWIVAAVSTLYYLLSLQGLRHAHPAMYACWFALSAYLAAYHVGFLAMARRLTHRGIAIWIATPLAWMTMELLRNYLLTGISVLMLGHSLANVPAMIQIANLLGSYGVGLVIVSINAAVFAALNSSLLSVAAKSSEVQSTHVESPRIPIAVAIVLVVATLVYSRSTLTAVDDLATSQELATFALLQRNEHVEYGMSIDREVEMFQNYASEAVRSVASGNIYPDAIVWPESMFTGTVPWMIADQDLVVPSFDDGSGTVTPIMGAAEFRANIAERQRYVSDRAGYIGRMIADEAGQTEAPQFIAGSGVVVYADQPEAYSGVLHFDSRGKMQDWYGKTHLVMFGEYIPVLPWIPVLKNLVPPELGLKNGKSSKRMLVGDTVVSPNICIETAVERVVISQCKSSESGEQDVDVIVTVTNDGWFDESSVIEHHLRCAQLVAAGCRRPILSSANNGPTAWIDHRGQIVKRLPTGVNGSLYAKPQHCDAKSLYVMWGDWPVIAIGLIAIALGFKRTNATADSRTDETT